CCATAAGGTACCAGTTTGTAAGAGATGGTATTGATGAAGGAGAAATCAAATTGGAGTTCTGAAGAACAGCTTGCAGATATTTTTACACCAAAGATAAATTATGTTTTCTAGGGAGCCAATTGGGGATGATACCTAAGATGCAATTCAGGGAGAGTGTCAAATGAATTGCATTAATATTTGTTTGAAGTTAAGTTTTGAAGTGTATTCGTTATTTCCTGTTTGGTCTTTTAGTGCAAGGGCAGTTTAATCTTCTTATAATATGCAAGTTCTTAATCTTTGTTTAGGTAAGTGTGTTGTAAGAGAACCTAGATCTTGTAATAGAATCTTCTAGTGAAGGAAATGGATCTGGGGACTCCGCAAGAAGTATCTCTATAATCTTGACATATTCTTGATCAATGaattattgatttctttttaaattactTCTGTCAAATATTTCAGTGTGAGTGGGATGGGATTTACAAAACTTACTTTGCTTGGATTTGGATGGACAATGCCTTACCATTAAcacgaagaagaaaaacaacacaacaTACATTACATTGATCACAGATTTGACTTTAATAAACCAATTTCTAGAGGACTTGGATCTACCGAGGCGAAAGACAGGAGTTCCTTGTGATGCTCTACCAGAGTCATCACCTCTTCTTCCAATACCACCCACGCCTCTATTCCATTACCATGTCTGGTATCCGTGAGGTACATGAAGAACAAGGGTGGCGGTTTGGCCAAATCAATTATTATTGGAATCCACAAAGGCTTTCCCCACCCAAAATCAGCCTCATAAAACCCTGCATTGCACCAGCTATTTGTCCCTAATACCTCTGCTCCCTTAGACAAAGCATTAGAACATGATTCACCAAACTCTTTCATAAACTCACTAAGTATCTTCAACCCTCCATCACCTTCAAGCCTCTTCACAAGGTCGCCATTGATGGCCGATATCGCTTCCCTCATCTGCCGCACAAAAGTACACAACTCTGTGTCCTCACCTTGGGATAATATGGATGTCAGCCAGAGAAAATTTCCCACGCTAGATTTGGAAAATGGCGGCACAGCCTTTCCTCGCATGTTCACAGTATTTGTTACATATATTGATTTTGGGTTTCCTGATTTTACCATCAATGCAGACTTGAGGCACTTAAGGAGGAGGCCCGAAACAACCTCTACCCTTGTTGGGTTCTGCACGCCGGAGCCAATTGCTTTATCCTTAAGACTGTTTATGACTGATccatcaaacacaaacctcTTTACAACAAACTCGCCCTTTCCAACTATGGCAGGTGTCAAAGAAGTACTATTTTGTGGGACTGAAGTAGTATTTTGTCGAAAGATGGAAGATGCAGTAAAATCTGGGAACAGAGCTCCATCATTTGGGTCTCGAGCAAAACTGGCCCAAGTCCTCATGACTCCACTTAGAGCTGCTCCGTCCATAAAAGAGTGCGGAAAAACAAAGGCTATGGCGATACAGCCGCAAGAAAACAGATTTTCCTGTATCACAGCAACACGAGCTCCTGGTGGAACCTCTTTGCAGGCCTCTTGAGGAAGAACTTTGGCGAGTGTTGGGAGAGTTGGTTGCTTGAGATAATCGCGTAACTTGCCATTAACTCTAGCATTGATATAGCAAGCACCCTTATCATCACAATCAATGGAGAGACTGTCATTTGCCTTTCCAGCGAGAGGGTAGTAAAGAGCGAGGgtctttgatagagattgtttcAACACTTCTGATGTCTCAGAGACGGAGATTTCATTTGCGGGATAGAAGACAAGGTGGGCAAAATATAAGTGAGGAGCAAATTGGTCAAGGAGAGATATCTTATAAGTTCTGAGGTGACTGGGTGTTGGAGACGATGGTTTGATAAACTCTCTGGATATTATCTCCACCTCCATTAATTTTGTTTCAGCTGTTGAGCCAGGTCtccgttttttttttataagaaacaATGCTTGAAGATCAATTCCTCACCCAATTCAGGGTTCAAATAAGCAATTGTATCTTATCTTCTACATTAAAAAATATGACGTAGACTGGTCGGTTAAAAAATGTGAGGTAGCCAGGCTGGTCTCACATGAAATCATGAATGGTAGGCGGCACATGGGTTGCTCTGTTGGTGTTTGTTGAAATgcaaaaattaaataacacGTGTAACAGCAAATCCCGCAGCCTACCAAAAATAAGCACTCACCTTCCATTCAATGATTCacgttctttttttcccctagcAATAAAGCTCATATTCCACAGCCATGTCTGGTATCCATTACGAAGATGGAGTTCTTTTTTTCCCTAACAATAAAAGCCCATATCCATTACGAATACAAGCCAATTGAAATCTAGTCCAAGTTTGCTTACAGAGAAATGATAAGCGATTCTACAACAAAGTTGTCTAAATAAACTATAATAATATGAGATTGCAAAGTAAAACACAAAATAAGCATCTACTTCTCCCATCCAGCCGTCAATCTAAAGCATTCAACATTAGTTTGAGAAACAAGTAGAAGAGGCCGCACCAACCACATCTCTGCTATTCTGCATCCATGTGCGGGCCAGACCCGCAACTTCTTCCACCAAAAACTCCACTATGACGGCACTACATAAGACAATATTGCCAAAACAATGAGAATTAGTACATTCAGACAGCTTATAACTTGAGTACCTAGCCCTCTGGTTGCACCGGCATTCTTGGGCATGCAAAGGTGCTCCATGGCAATTCTAGAGATCAAAACAGCCATAACGTGCAATACACAGATCAATGCAGAGACCTTACAATCTGACTACTAACATTCTTCTAGACCTTAACACTTCATGATATGAGCTGTTATTCATGGGTTCATATATCAAAACCCACAATTTCATGAGTCTATTAAATCAAACTTTTGTCAAGTCAACTAGTCAACGGTATTATGCATGCTTAAGAAAATCCAAACCCTTTAATCACAGCAAAAGATCTTCAAAAGGCAACGCCTGCACCCTCAATCATCTGTGATCCGAAATGATATCTAGGTGTCAAATTTTCCATCAAGCTAAACACAATTGAACCGAAAGAGAAGAAAGCCGCCAGCAAAATATTTCGTCAACTGAGCAATCTAAAAGGCCCACACATTTCATAACGCAACAGCTCGCAAACAAAGGAGAGTTGTACGCATACTTATTCACACCCAAAGacacaaatgatgcagaaaACAGAGAGCTATATTGGCACGCAGAGATTGATTACTTACTGTATGAAGAGGTATCAATTTGCTCAGGAAGCTCCTTTATAtctacctcaaacctctcttgAACCTATACAATCAAGTAGCCAACTATATCAGAACTTTAAAAACACATAAACCAATACGAATGAAATATTGaatcaattaaataaaaaattatcaactTGATTAAGAACATCAGAGTCTGAAGCTGAGGAGACAAACGTTATTGCCAGACCCTTTGTGCCAAACCTACCAGCTCTACCAACCTGTCAGTAATCCAAACATGGAGCAAAATCAGCCAGACATTTCAGAATAAAATAACAAGAAATCAAACATTTCCACTCAAAGAACTGGTGTTTAAGTGAACTAACCCTATGCAGGTAAGTATCAGCAGAATCCGGCATGTCATAGTTGATGACGATGTTGACACGTTCAATATCAATCCCTCTACCAACCAAATCAGTAGCTACAAGAATCCTTTTATGACCCTCCTTGAAACCCTTGTACCTCATCAATCTGCATACAGATAACAATAAGCTACCATCATCAATTACAACAAGGATAACTTTGAAAAACTGCAGAACTTAGTTACTACCATCATATTAAATAAACCTAAATCAGCATCTCACTTTAATATACTATTAATGGGCAGGAACTCAAGTAGTAGATACAAAAGTTGATTAAATAGAAGCAATAATAGTTGAATGTTAGAGTACTCACTGAAAATATAGAACAAAATGCATCACACTCCTTTGTCATCAGAAAGGTCAAAAAGGTGATAGCCCAAAGAACATAAGGAACTACGAACTAGACCATCCAAAATATGGACAAATTTCCTGAAACTTATACCAAAACATCGTACCAAATCTGCAACtaatcatttaaaaaaagacaaatagCAAGAAATTTGGTCGTATAAATAATGTCCCTTGCCAGGGCCTTTTCAAGAAGCTTCAGGTTATGATCACATCAGCACATATATTCATTGATCATTCAATGGCAATGGGGATTTGAATTCCACCCTAAGGGCATACATGTGGTGCTCCTCAAGCCTCAGAACATATGTATAAGAtagaaaataaatcatcaaCAGGCACTTAACCATTTGCTGCGACATGTGAATGTCATATCGCAGGTTTGGCCAATAACAATGAAAAGTAAGAACAATACACTAAAATAAGATTTCCAAAGGGAAGCATATTGAGGGGAAAATATAAACTATTATTGATTGAGCGGACATGCCTTAATGCATACAAAAAATCAACTACTAAGAACAAACCTTTCTTCTTGCGACATGCCTGAATGGATGCATATTGAAGGGAAATTACACTCCACCAGTAACTTGTTCAGCTCGGCCGCTCTGTTCACACTCTTGACAAAGATGACAACTTGATTAAAGTCCAATGCGTCAAGAAGGTCATTCAACTTGCGATTCTTCTCCAACTCACTCAGTTTGATGTAGTGCTGTCATTTTCATTATTAAAATAAGAAGGGTATCAATAAACAAACTAAGACAAGTTCATCTGCAAAGCATATGCCTGTAAGGTGCttaacaattaaaaaaacatatacCTGTACAAGACCATGAAGGGTTAACTTGGCCTcgtcatcaacataaatttcCATTGGCTGAAAGGAACAAATGTCACAGTAAAACATATTAGGTGCTTTCTTCAAGCTAATGGAATCCAGTGCGAAATGAATAGTGACGCACATCCCCCGATTTGAGATTCTGATCCCTTGCATTTGTCAACTTCCGTATACATAATATTCACAGCAAGCAAGAGCCCACTGTCCCTGAACACAGACTCTACCAAGGAACTGAGACACAACAGCTTCCCACAAAGAAACTCGtcccaaaacacaaaaaaagaagaagatgaagctaCAAAAATTAACCAACACTAACCCCCACACTCCCAGTCTCACAGATTCAGATGAAGGCATGAagctacaaaaataaaaactaaacgATGACCACGTAGGAGATGTAGGACTGGCAACTTGAATTCcttatataataattttaaaacCCAATTATACAATCAGGCTGGCTGCATTTTCCCAAATGGAACTGAATGTGGCCGCTGCATACGTAGACTGCCAATGACAAGGCTTAGAGCAACAGCACCACGACAACCAAAAGATCTAAGGAACTCTGGAAGATAGTTGgcattatgaaaaatatggactTCAAAATTCAAGTAGAATGGCGATGGGAAATTACATCTTGCATGAATTTCTTGCAAACTGGACGGATATCTTTGCTAAGCGTAGCAGAAAACATCATAACTTGCTTGTCATGAGGGGTCATTTTGAAAATCTCCTGTACATCTCTTCTCATGTCTGCAGGCCACATCAAAATATTACTGAGCACCAAAAAAAACCATTTGATAACACATACAATAACGGAACTTCTCTGAGTACCACATGTTCCAAAGAAACAAGAGCAAGAACCTACCAAGTGATTCGAGCATCTTGTCACATTCGTCAAGGATGAAATGCCTCACTTCCTTCAACGAAAGGTCTTTGTCTCTAGCCAATGCCAAAATCCTTCCGGGTGTCCCAACAACAATTTGGAGGCATTCATTCTTCAGTAAATCTTTGTGACTCTTGATATTGACACCACCATAAAAGACAGCAACTTTGATATCAGGCAAGTAGGTACTAAACCTCTCGAACTCATGACAAATCTGAAAACAAAAGGTCAAAAACCACATTGAACAATGAGGAAGGAAACACCCAGGATTTCAAGAATTCTAATTAAAGTTTTAATGTTTCAGGTCCTTCAAAACAAATAGGGAGTATGAGCATGCCTGATAAGCCAACTCTCTTGTGTGGCATAAAACAAGAGCAGTAACACCAGTTGCACCCGAATCAATTTGCTGCAAGGCAGAAAGCACGAAAACAGCAGTCTTTCCCATTCCCGATTTCGCTTGGCAGATGACATCCATGCCCAGGATGGCTTGAGGAATACACTCATGTTGCACTGATGCAAGAACCAAAGAAGTTGCAGCGAAGGAACCCTTGGTAAGTAAAATATAACCTCCGTGATCCTTTAATTGAAAGGTTCACCAAACCATAATACTGCTCCAAAATCAAGAATGATATAGTTCTAAATTACCTGAAAATGTAGCAAAGCATGATTCAAATGaggaaatgaaaaacataaacTACCAAATAGTCTAAAAGTAAGAATAAATACCAAAGGAGAAAAAAGGCATACAACACAGAAACTCAGCTTTTTTGAATAAAATGCAAGCAAACAAATAATCGAAAACGTGAATTCTGATATATAAAACCACAAGAAACTAAACAAATATAAGGTATTATTGGGAAGAGAACCGAGTCAGAGACCTGCTAATGTTCTTAAATAGCTATAAACCACAGTAACATTATCTGTGGACAAAACCCGCCTTGTCTGGGAGAGTCTAAAATAGACCTTTAGTACCAGACAATGTTTCTGACCGCGGTAATAAATAGATGACAAGACACATAcagattttttttgtaaatttccTTAACAATATTTCAAACACACGGCTTGGTGATTGAAAATTATAATCTAGAAAACAGAAAAGATTTGGTGTAAAATCATTGCTATTTACTAACAGCAGTATAAAGAAAGAGTTTGTAGTTTGCCTTCAGAAGGATGCTCAAATCCTGAATCCACAATAGCTCGGAGGAGCTCTGGCTTCAGGAGGAAGTCTCTGAATCCCGAACTGTGTATTCCAACATAGCCCctgcaaataaaaaaatcaagaaaaccaTTAGTTAATACAGAACTTGCGGGGACAAGGACAAGCGTAGTAATTCATGAAttggaaggaaaagaaaaaaaaaaaggcacgataatataaaaaatagtcAAATTGAATCCTACTTCACAACTTAGATCGAACAACCCAATCAACTGGGTATACCAGAATGAACCATAACAATATAGGCCAGTACTGGTAAAGCAAACTGAGATCACACTAAGGTTAAAATCAGTCTTCCCCATATTTTTCCAgttataaaatcataataagGGGATACTTTGAGCACATTCAAAGTAAAAAACACGGAATCAACCATAAATTGGTTACTTACTTTTTGGCAGCTTCGCCATTAGCTTTGGCACCGACCGAGTCCGGggctttctcttcctcttcttcatagTCGAGAAGCTCCTCCTCGTATGCTTCGTTCTCCCTTGATTCTCCCATGTTCTCTACAAACGAAGATTCAGAATTAGAATAATCCGAAATCGAAGcatatttttaacacaaaatcTAAAGTTAGGGCTTAAAGTAACGAAACGGCCAGCGACGcataaattagggttttgagcGAAAGAATGAATACCTGTTAGGCTGCTGTAACTGGAAGGGTTTTGGGgattttagggttagggttaagAGAGTCTGCAAAGTAAATAGATTAGCGACCTAAATTATGTAAATCGGTAACAAATCGTCGAGAGATTGAAGACCTAGAACAGAAACTGAGATTCCTGTGAGAGACTGAGAGTGATAGGATAGGGTCTCGCTATCTGGGGACGGACTTATAAGTTATAAGAACAAGGGAAATGTTTCTATATCCCCAAACTACCCTTctcattatttttcaaattactATTCTGCCACGCAATACTTCTTTTCTGGGCCTAAGAATATTTGGGCCTACTAGGCCGGCTTTGTAAAagactaaaaaaataataaggtaATTTTAGTCACACCCTAGTTTACCCAAAATAGGATCCGACATCCACGCGCGCCAGGTAGGGGTCGAACCTACGACTTTCTCCAAAATAGGATCCGACATCCACGCGCGCCAGGTAGGGGTCGAACCTACGACTTTCTGCTTAGGAAACAGACGCTCTATCCACTGAGCTACAGGCGCTGCTATGCCCCACCCAACTAAATATGGGTTTTAACAGCTCGTCGATTCTTTCACAGCCACAGAAAAGGCTAGAGTAGAGAGACTGCTTCATGCTTGCACGCCAAGGACAGAGTGATTCGACGAAGGGACAAaagtgatggatcgtacttaacataagagggggggtgaattgtgtccccaaatttcaattggaatccctttttcaatttaaacaaattaatggcaattaacaagtagcacacaaatttggactctaatgattttcctaatcaatattcaatccaatgcaagatgtgatacaatatagtgaatgaccaaatatcaaataatcaagaattgcacaaaacagattttcaagcaacacactgcacacagatttttcaactcagattttacctatcaaatgatgtcaaaatgcaacgaaattttatatgcaatgtcacaacaccttaataaacactatatcaaaatttcagatcaaaattcaaagtttaaggcagtctgctaatctcggacagattagggttttgaaaatcctgcagtttgaaacaagtagtaactataaacaagtaaacaaaaaaaatcaacacagcgatttatagtagttcggagacccttctcctactactacctagattcaccaacctaggattttcccaactccactaaggtgtggttttaagagacccacaaaactccttacaccaagggtttctaagaactccctcaaacttcaatgtttacaatttcccctaacaaagggaatttctcaatgggattttcagccaaggttctcacaggttacctcaaaggtatttggtatggaactctcaagattacagcaacactctcaaagataggattttaagaacaagagaggtttagattgtaagtaaacaaagcctaaaggatataggaacttcccttttgcaaaagcaagagtagtgagaagtccttgattgtagaggcttgtattggagaagattgttgtagcaaatagcaagaaggcttgatgattgatgaacttgatagcaagaggtttctctcaaggataatttttcaatttgcttctccaagttggaatgaggaagaacccctctttataatttaccaagctcttgtgatttccaccattggatctttttctatcttcaaatctcgaccttcaattacatgtgcaaatctcggccattgaatgaatagatcattaaatctcaaccttgcaatacatagccgttgcacttgcatctttttccaagtctatctttgcaagatttgagttgccatgtgcacttgcagccatctttgaccatttgatcaatcttgcatcaaatcttggccttggtatcttcaacaattttgtcatctttgatcatttgatcaaatttaccccaaatcttggccttggtatctccaacgatttcctacaaaatgtgtagcaacttgcagccatctttgactccaaaaatcaagtaagatcttcttttaagtcaaaagtttcaagcaagaatatggtcttatgcacaaccattggattcaccttttaaatggtcatcttaacccttcaagtcttgttgtaatctgatccattcataattcaaaacaattcaatctcggccatatattagtgtaccgttggagcttgtagtcttcaagaatatcttcataatctaagtcttgtctagttgcaaaatatactttctcatctcttacaaatttcaaccattgcatttgtcctttagcttcatcaattttcttctcacaaaaatcttatcattgacctcaataaaggaagcatgtgcaagatcttgtttgatgaagataagagatccttcacatgaccaaacatgtccttccaatcttgacttcaaactctgaatttggcagcaccaatatatccatattatacagccctaaggctagttccaatcatcaatcaaaatgccttagtggaaggttgatgaacataggtttttcttggttttctagagatccaagctcatactcgaaaaccggacttcaattcacttgagcatactgaattctgagtcatatgagaccacaatgatgattaacctacaagaaaataggaggtagaactcctcaattgtatgtaagctcaaagagcttcatatggagcgcataggttaattacattagaaaaacaacccagaaaattcatattactgcatgataaatcattttatatgtattagaatgtccatgtaaaatttcataataatcggaaatcgtttggtcactcaaccaagcaattaggtcactaatagtgaaaccgataaattcta
This genomic window from Tripterygium wilfordii isolate XIE 37 chromosome 9, ASM1340144v1, whole genome shotgun sequence contains:
- the LOC120006068 gene encoding salutaridinol 7-O-acetyltransferase-like, encoding MEVEIISREFIKPSSPTPSHLRTYKISLLDQFAPHLYFAHLVFYPANEISVSETSEVLKQSLSKTLALYYPLAGKANDSLSIDCDDKGACYINARVNGKLRDYLKQPTLPTLAKVLPQEACKEVPPGARVAVIQENLFSCGCIAIAFVFPHSFMDGAALSGVMRTWASFARDPNDGALFPDFTASSIFRQNTTSVPQNSTSLTPAIVGKGEFVVKRFVFDGSVINSLKDKAIGSGVQNPTRVEVVSGLLLKCLKSALMVKSGNPKSIYVTNTVNMRGKAVPPFSKSSVGNFLWLTSILSQGEDTELCTFVRQMREAISAINGDLVKRLEGDGGLKILSEFMKEFGESCSNALSKGAEVLGTNSWCNAGFYEADFGWGKPLWIPIIIDLAKPPPLFFMYLTDTRHGNGIEAWVVLEEEVMTLVEHHKELLSFASVDPSPLEIGLLKSNL
- the LOC120005617 gene encoding DEAD-box ATP-dependent RNA helicase 15-like translates to MGESRENEAYEEELLDYEEEEEKAPDSVGAKANGEAAKKGYVGIHSSGFRDFLLKPELLRAIVDSGFEHPSEVQHECIPQAILGMDVICQAKSGMGKTAVFVLSALQQIDSGATGVTALVLCHTRELAYQICHEFERFSTYLPDIKVAVFYGGVNIKSHKDLLKNECLQIVVGTPGRILALARDKDLSLKEVRHFILDECDKMLESLDMRRDVQEIFKMTPHDKQVMMFSATLSKDIRPVCKKFMQDPMEIYVDDEAKLTLHGLVQHYIKLSELEKNRKLNDLLDALDFNQVVIFVKSVNRAAELNKLLVECNFPSICIHSGMSQEERLMRYKGFKEGHKRILVATDLVGRGIDIERVNIVINYDMPDSADTYLHRVGRAGRFGTKGLAITFVSSASDSDVLNQVQERFEVDIKELPEQIDTSSYMPS